Proteins from a single region of Struthio camelus isolate bStrCam1 chromosome W, bStrCam1.hap1, whole genome shotgun sequence:
- the LOC104150893 gene encoding GPI ethanolamine phosphate transferase 3 isoform X2 — protein sequence MQRWPVLLFLAWVCFLFFAGIGLFMSGFLLTRIELANSSSCSDPLTPPPWDRQSLPPGSCWMPQRFSKAVLVIIDALRFEFAWFNPANVSPLPYENKLSFLHHLATSQPRHARLYRFRADPPTATMQRIKGLTTGSLPTFIDVGSNFATYAIQEDNLLAQLVQNGRRVVFMGDDTWEGLFPNKFFRSYFFPSFNVKDLHTVDDGILQHLYPTVDDGEWDLLIAHFLGVDHCGHKHGPDHPEMAKKLTQMNEMLRSLVDHLGNDTLLLVAGDHGMTETGDHGGNSEKEVNAALFVYSKTPLFGTGPPEEPEAIPQVNLVPTVALLLGMPIPYSNIGEVMAELFPGDGDAVSAALQQLSVYHVNAKQVDRFLRSYSLVAQDLPAEQLQHLQELFSGAVEEHAQLLAQLQEAMLVSPELESRLGNLIGRFQLYLREARAVCTQSWARFHPLRMVAGCTLIAASCLLCYVTSELATASDSFYRSCLLYPLLWGLVVAVLLGLACTFTQEGLDLLLVSSWAAAVSQVAFFWRWWGRQPKRARLAGSQPPLASVGLRQQVQAWLGLAFPMGILLFRCGAMFSDSFVVAEARVAPFLLASLVVLLIGKLHWDGHLTVPEGPKQQLLGFSSYRKESWYLLYLVAVLLVCVRLSVFFHQCREEIPQCQPSLFLAPLASLRNTRAKNLFYLLCVASLVGLVCVVRWWLRHYGNLNSSDPVVLFVRWGFPLVAICIACYWAVASSAEDSLGKLQELVQVALVAFPWAVYGLVSVGLLLLLCNPMTVFAKDTRESAGPIVTPYLGVPSSEVDFLHVIPQIYRRMQESLKSRLERGSCKATVAAYGLGSVYSAALVIALTLLGFLLLLLHSERLSLAFLLLFLEAFMLLHIHSRARSLAGDAEPFSVPWHAVISWLLAASQFFYSTGHQPIFPAIHWNAAFVGFHLDHSTNLLPAVLVGANTFASHILFAVGCPLLLLWPFVCETPSSQKRKPKNEPREELHKEEEHMMEMRLRESPERFSAALLQLGLKYLFVLGMQLLACVCAAMILRRHLMVWKVFAPKFLFEALGFMVSSICLLLGISLVMRVDCAVSTWFSQLQLR from the exons ATGCAGCGGTGGCCAGTCCTGCTCTTCCTGGCCTgggtctgctttcttttctttgctggtaTCGGGCTCTTCATGAGTGGCTTCCTGCTCACCCGGATTGAGCTTGCCAACAGCAGTTCCTGCTCAGACCCCCTCACACCACCACCTTGGGACAGGCAGAGCCTCCCGCCGGGCTCCTGCTGGATGCCCCAGCGCTTTTCTAAGGCTGTGCTAGTCATCATTGATGCCCTCCGGTTTGAGTTTGCCTGGTTCAACCCGGCCAATGTGAGCCCACTGCCATATGAGAACAAGCTGAGTTTCCTGCACCACCTAGCAACCTCCCAGCCCCGTCATGCCCGCCTCTACCGCTTCCGAGCCGATCCCCCCACTGCCACCATGCAGCGCATCAAGGGCCTCACCACCGGCTCATTGCCGACTTTCATCGACGTGGGTAGCAACTTTGCCACCTATGCAATCCAGGAGGACAACCTGCTGGCACAGCTGGTGCAGAacg GAAGGAGAGTGGTCTTCATGGGAGACGACACTTGGGAAGGACTCTTCCCCAATAAGTTTTTCCGCTCgtatttcttcccttcttttaatGTGAAGGATCTTCATACTGTGGATGATGGGATCCTGCAGCATCTCTATCCAACTG TGGATGATGGTGAATGGGACTTGCTGATTGCTCACTTCCTTGGTGTGGACCACTGTGGGCACAAACATGGACCTGACCATCCTGAAATGGCTAAGAAGCTCACTCAGATGAATGAGATGCTCAG GTCCTTGGTAGATCATCTGGGAAATGACACCCTGCTTCTGGTGGCTGGGGACCATGGCATGACGGAGACTGGAGACCATGGTGGGAACAGCGAGAAAGAAGTGAATGCAGCACTGTTTGTGTACAGCAAAACACCCCTATTTGGCACCGGCCCTCCCGAG GAGCCTGAGGCCATTCCCCAGGTGAACCTGGTGCCCACTGTGGCCTTGCTGCTGGGTATGCCCATTCCCTACAGTAACATCGGGGAGGTGATGGCTGAGCTGTTCCCTGGGGATGGCGACGCTGTGTCTGCAGCCTTGCAGCAGCTTTCAGTCTATCACGTCAATGCCAAGCAG GTGGACCGCTTCCTGCGTTCCTACTCGCTGGTGGCTCAGGAcctgccagcagagcagctccagcacctGCAGGAGCTCTTCTCCGGCGCTGTGGAGGAGCACGCTCAGCTCTTGGCCCAGTTGCAGGAGGCAATGCTGGTGTCTCCGGAGCTGGAATCCAGGCTGGGAAATCTGATCGGTCGCTTCCAGCTCTACCTGCGGGAGGCACGGGCTGTGTGCACCCAGTCCTGGGCCCGCTTCCACCCCCTGCGTATGGTGGCGGGCTGCACCCTCATCGCCGCTTCCTGCTTGCTCTGTTACGTGACCTCGGAGCTGGCGACAGCGTCGGACTCTTTCTATCGCAGCTGCCTCCTGTACCCACTGCTTTGGGgcctggtggtggctgttctgctTGGGCTGGCCTGTACTTTCACCCAGGAGGGGCTGGATCTCCTCCTGGTGTCATCATGGGCAGCTGCAGTTTCTCAGGTGGCCTTCTTCTGGCGCTGGTGGGGCCGGCAGCCCAAGCGAGCCCGTTTGGCGGGCAGCCAGCCACCCTTGGCCAGCGTTGGCCTGAGGCAGCAGGTACAAGCATGGCTGGGGCTGGCCTTCCCCATGGGCATTCTCCTCTTCCGCTGTGGAGCCATGTTCTCCGATAGCTTTGTGGTGGCTGAGGCCCGAGTGGCCCCGTTCCTGTTGGCCTCCCTGGTGGTGTTGCTGATAGGGAAACTCCATTGGGATGGTCACTTGACCGTGCCAGAAGGCCCCAAGCAGCAGCTTCTTGGCTTTTCCTCTTACCGTAAAGAGAGCTGGTACCTGCTGTACCTCGTGGCCGTGCTTCTGGTCTGCGTGCGCCTCTCCGTTTTTTTCCACCAGTGCCGTGAGGAAATCCCCCAGTGCCAGCCCTCTCTTTTCCTCGCCCCCCTTGCCAGCCTGAGGAACACACGGGCCAAGAACCTCTTCTACCTCCTGTGCGTGGCCTCGCTGGTCGGGCTGGTCTGTGTGGTGCGGTGGTGGCTGCGGCACTACGGCAACCTGAACAGCTCAGACCCCGTCGTGCTCTTTGTGCGCTGGGGTTTCCCACTGGTTGCCATCTGCATTGCCTGTTATTGGGCCGTTGCCTCCAGCGCTGAGGACTCACTCGgcaagctgcaggagctggtgcagGTGGCACTTGTTGCCTTTCCGTGGGCTGTCTACGGGCTGGTGTCCGtggggctgctgctcttgctgtgcAATCCCATGACGGTGTTTGCAAAGGACACACGGGAGTCAGCAGGACCCATCGTCACCCCCTACCTGGGGGTTCCCAGCTCTGAAGTTGACTTCCTCCACGTCATCCCTCAGATCTACAGGAGGATGCAGGAGTccctgaagagccgcctggagcGGGGCAGCTGCAAGGCCACAGTTGCAGCCTACGGGCTGGGCAGCGTGTACTCAGCAGCCTTGGTCATAGCACTTACCCTGCTGGGcttcctcttgctgcttctgcacagTGAGCGGCTGAGTCTTGccttcctgctcctctttctGGAGGCCTTCATGCTGCTGCACATCCACAGCCGTGCCAGAAGCCTTGCTGGAGATGCTG agcCTTTTTCAGTGCCCTGGCATGCAGTCATCTCCTGGCTCCTTGCTGCTTCCCAGTTCTTCTATTCCACAGGCCACCAGCCCATCTTCCCAGCCATCCATTGGAACGCAGCCTTTGTGGGCTTCCACCTTGACCACAGCACAAACCTCCTGCCCGCTGTCCTGGTGGGCGCCAACACGTTTGCCTCCCATATCCTCTTTGCAG TCGgctgccctctgctcctgctttggCCCTTTGTGTGTGAGACGCCCAGCTCACAGAAGAGGAAGCCCAAGAATGAGCCCCGGGAGGAGCTGCATAAAGAAGAGGAGCACATGATGGAGATGAGGCTGCGGGAGTCCCCGGAGAggttctctgctgctctgctgcagctgggcctgAAGTACCTCTTCGTCCTCGGGATGCAG CTTCTGGCCTGTGTTTGTGCAGCTATGATCCTCAGGAGGCATCTCATGGTCTGGAAGGTCTTTGCCCCAAA GTTCCTCTTTGAAGCACTGGGCTTCATGGTCAGCAGCATCTGCCTCCTGCTGGGGATCTCCCTGGTGATGCGTGTGGACTGTGCGGTCAGTACCTGGTTCAGCCAGCTTCAGCTCAGGTAG
- the LOC104150893 gene encoding GPI ethanolamine phosphate transferase 3 isoform X1: MPRDESPRATRAAALEEELWAETNWPESGLSLESGFVRAVGGSGAARRVRNGAERRMQRWPVLLFLAWVCFLFFAGIGLFMSGFLLTRIELANSSSCSDPLTPPPWDRQSLPPGSCWMPQRFSKAVLVIIDALRFEFAWFNPANVSPLPYENKLSFLHHLATSQPRHARLYRFRADPPTATMQRIKGLTTGSLPTFIDVGSNFATYAIQEDNLLAQLVQNGRRVVFMGDDTWEGLFPNKFFRSYFFPSFNVKDLHTVDDGILQHLYPTVDDGEWDLLIAHFLGVDHCGHKHGPDHPEMAKKLTQMNEMLRSLVDHLGNDTLLLVAGDHGMTETGDHGGNSEKEVNAALFVYSKTPLFGTGPPEEPEAIPQVNLVPTVALLLGMPIPYSNIGEVMAELFPGDGDAVSAALQQLSVYHVNAKQVDRFLRSYSLVAQDLPAEQLQHLQELFSGAVEEHAQLLAQLQEAMLVSPELESRLGNLIGRFQLYLREARAVCTQSWARFHPLRMVAGCTLIAASCLLCYVTSELATASDSFYRSCLLYPLLWGLVVAVLLGLACTFTQEGLDLLLVSSWAAAVSQVAFFWRWWGRQPKRARLAGSQPPLASVGLRQQVQAWLGLAFPMGILLFRCGAMFSDSFVVAEARVAPFLLASLVVLLIGKLHWDGHLTVPEGPKQQLLGFSSYRKESWYLLYLVAVLLVCVRLSVFFHQCREEIPQCQPSLFLAPLASLRNTRAKNLFYLLCVASLVGLVCVVRWWLRHYGNLNSSDPVVLFVRWGFPLVAICIACYWAVASSAEDSLGKLQELVQVALVAFPWAVYGLVSVGLLLLLCNPMTVFAKDTRESAGPIVTPYLGVPSSEVDFLHVIPQIYRRMQESLKSRLERGSCKATVAAYGLGSVYSAALVIALTLLGFLLLLLHSERLSLAFLLLFLEAFMLLHIHSRARSLAGDAEPFSVPWHAVISWLLAASQFFYSTGHQPIFPAIHWNAAFVGFHLDHSTNLLPAVLVGANTFASHILFAVGCPLLLLWPFVCETPSSQKRKPKNEPREELHKEEEHMMEMRLRESPERFSAALLQLGLKYLFVLGMQLLACVCAAMILRRHLMVWKVFAPKFLFEALGFMVSSICLLLGISLVMRVDCAVSTWFSQLQLR; encoded by the exons ATGCCGAGGGACGAGTCCCCGAGGGCCAcgagagctgctgccctggaAGAAGAGCTCTGGGCCGAGACCAACTGGCCGGAGAGCGGACTTAGCCTGGAAAGTGGCTTtgtaagagctgtggggggctcggGAGCTGCCAGGCGGGTTAGGAACGGAGCTGAGCGAAG GATGCAGCGGTGGCCAGTCCTGCTCTTCCTGGCCTgggtctgctttcttttctttgctggtaTCGGGCTCTTCATGAGTGGCTTCCTGCTCACCCGGATTGAGCTTGCCAACAGCAGTTCCTGCTCAGACCCCCTCACACCACCACCTTGGGACAGGCAGAGCCTCCCGCCGGGCTCCTGCTGGATGCCCCAGCGCTTTTCTAAGGCTGTGCTAGTCATCATTGATGCCCTCCGGTTTGAGTTTGCCTGGTTCAACCCGGCCAATGTGAGCCCACTGCCATATGAGAACAAGCTGAGTTTCCTGCACCACCTAGCAACCTCCCAGCCCCGTCATGCCCGCCTCTACCGCTTCCGAGCCGATCCCCCCACTGCCACCATGCAGCGCATCAAGGGCCTCACCACCGGCTCATTGCCGACTTTCATCGACGTGGGTAGCAACTTTGCCACCTATGCAATCCAGGAGGACAACCTGCTGGCACAGCTGGTGCAGAacg GAAGGAGAGTGGTCTTCATGGGAGACGACACTTGGGAAGGACTCTTCCCCAATAAGTTTTTCCGCTCgtatttcttcccttcttttaatGTGAAGGATCTTCATACTGTGGATGATGGGATCCTGCAGCATCTCTATCCAACTG TGGATGATGGTGAATGGGACTTGCTGATTGCTCACTTCCTTGGTGTGGACCACTGTGGGCACAAACATGGACCTGACCATCCTGAAATGGCTAAGAAGCTCACTCAGATGAATGAGATGCTCAG GTCCTTGGTAGATCATCTGGGAAATGACACCCTGCTTCTGGTGGCTGGGGACCATGGCATGACGGAGACTGGAGACCATGGTGGGAACAGCGAGAAAGAAGTGAATGCAGCACTGTTTGTGTACAGCAAAACACCCCTATTTGGCACCGGCCCTCCCGAG GAGCCTGAGGCCATTCCCCAGGTGAACCTGGTGCCCACTGTGGCCTTGCTGCTGGGTATGCCCATTCCCTACAGTAACATCGGGGAGGTGATGGCTGAGCTGTTCCCTGGGGATGGCGACGCTGTGTCTGCAGCCTTGCAGCAGCTTTCAGTCTATCACGTCAATGCCAAGCAG GTGGACCGCTTCCTGCGTTCCTACTCGCTGGTGGCTCAGGAcctgccagcagagcagctccagcacctGCAGGAGCTCTTCTCCGGCGCTGTGGAGGAGCACGCTCAGCTCTTGGCCCAGTTGCAGGAGGCAATGCTGGTGTCTCCGGAGCTGGAATCCAGGCTGGGAAATCTGATCGGTCGCTTCCAGCTCTACCTGCGGGAGGCACGGGCTGTGTGCACCCAGTCCTGGGCCCGCTTCCACCCCCTGCGTATGGTGGCGGGCTGCACCCTCATCGCCGCTTCCTGCTTGCTCTGTTACGTGACCTCGGAGCTGGCGACAGCGTCGGACTCTTTCTATCGCAGCTGCCTCCTGTACCCACTGCTTTGGGgcctggtggtggctgttctgctTGGGCTGGCCTGTACTTTCACCCAGGAGGGGCTGGATCTCCTCCTGGTGTCATCATGGGCAGCTGCAGTTTCTCAGGTGGCCTTCTTCTGGCGCTGGTGGGGCCGGCAGCCCAAGCGAGCCCGTTTGGCGGGCAGCCAGCCACCCTTGGCCAGCGTTGGCCTGAGGCAGCAGGTACAAGCATGGCTGGGGCTGGCCTTCCCCATGGGCATTCTCCTCTTCCGCTGTGGAGCCATGTTCTCCGATAGCTTTGTGGTGGCTGAGGCCCGAGTGGCCCCGTTCCTGTTGGCCTCCCTGGTGGTGTTGCTGATAGGGAAACTCCATTGGGATGGTCACTTGACCGTGCCAGAAGGCCCCAAGCAGCAGCTTCTTGGCTTTTCCTCTTACCGTAAAGAGAGCTGGTACCTGCTGTACCTCGTGGCCGTGCTTCTGGTCTGCGTGCGCCTCTCCGTTTTTTTCCACCAGTGCCGTGAGGAAATCCCCCAGTGCCAGCCCTCTCTTTTCCTCGCCCCCCTTGCCAGCCTGAGGAACACACGGGCCAAGAACCTCTTCTACCTCCTGTGCGTGGCCTCGCTGGTCGGGCTGGTCTGTGTGGTGCGGTGGTGGCTGCGGCACTACGGCAACCTGAACAGCTCAGACCCCGTCGTGCTCTTTGTGCGCTGGGGTTTCCCACTGGTTGCCATCTGCATTGCCTGTTATTGGGCCGTTGCCTCCAGCGCTGAGGACTCACTCGgcaagctgcaggagctggtgcagGTGGCACTTGTTGCCTTTCCGTGGGCTGTCTACGGGCTGGTGTCCGtggggctgctgctcttgctgtgcAATCCCATGACGGTGTTTGCAAAGGACACACGGGAGTCAGCAGGACCCATCGTCACCCCCTACCTGGGGGTTCCCAGCTCTGAAGTTGACTTCCTCCACGTCATCCCTCAGATCTACAGGAGGATGCAGGAGTccctgaagagccgcctggagcGGGGCAGCTGCAAGGCCACAGTTGCAGCCTACGGGCTGGGCAGCGTGTACTCAGCAGCCTTGGTCATAGCACTTACCCTGCTGGGcttcctcttgctgcttctgcacagTGAGCGGCTGAGTCTTGccttcctgctcctctttctGGAGGCCTTCATGCTGCTGCACATCCACAGCCGTGCCAGAAGCCTTGCTGGAGATGCTG agcCTTTTTCAGTGCCCTGGCATGCAGTCATCTCCTGGCTCCTTGCTGCTTCCCAGTTCTTCTATTCCACAGGCCACCAGCCCATCTTCCCAGCCATCCATTGGAACGCAGCCTTTGTGGGCTTCCACCTTGACCACAGCACAAACCTCCTGCCCGCTGTCCTGGTGGGCGCCAACACGTTTGCCTCCCATATCCTCTTTGCAG TCGgctgccctctgctcctgctttggCCCTTTGTGTGTGAGACGCCCAGCTCACAGAAGAGGAAGCCCAAGAATGAGCCCCGGGAGGAGCTGCATAAAGAAGAGGAGCACATGATGGAGATGAGGCTGCGGGAGTCCCCGGAGAggttctctgctgctctgctgcagctgggcctgAAGTACCTCTTCGTCCTCGGGATGCAG CTTCTGGCCTGTGTTTGTGCAGCTATGATCCTCAGGAGGCATCTCATGGTCTGGAAGGTCTTTGCCCCAAA GTTCCTCTTTGAAGCACTGGGCTTCATGGTCAGCAGCATCTGCCTCCTGCTGGGGATCTCCCTGGTGATGCGTGTGGACTGTGCGGTCAGTACCTGGTTCAGCCAGCTTCAGCTCAGGTAG
- the LOC104150893 gene encoding GPI ethanolamine phosphate transferase 3 isoform X3 translates to MGVDQVLAGAGWGYLAQIDHRGLNVPVLPCRMQRWPVLLFLAWVCFLFFAGIGLFMSGFLLTRIELANSSSCSDPLTPPPWDRQSLPPGSCWMPQRFSKAVLVIIDALRFEFAWFNPANVSPLPYENKLSFLHHLATSQPRHARLYRFRADPPTATMQRIKGLTTGSLPTFIDVGSNFATYAIQEDNLLAQLVQNGRRVVFMGDDTWEGLFPNKFFRSYFFPSFNVKDLHTVDDGILQHLYPTVDDGEWDLLIAHFLGVDHCGHKHGPDHPEMAKKLTQMNEMLRSLVDHLGNDTLLLVAGDHGMTETGDHGGNSEKEVNAALFVYSKTPLFGTGPPEEPEAIPQVNLVPTVALLLGMPIPYSNIGEVMAELFPGDGDAVSAALQQLSVYHVNAKQVDRFLRSYSLVAQDLPAEQLQHLQELFSGAVEEHAQLLAQLQEAMLVSPELESRLGNLIGRFQLYLREARAVCTQSWARFHPLRMVAGCTLIAASCLLCYVTSELATASDSFYRSCLLYPLLWGLVVAVLLGLACTFTQEGLDLLLVSSWAAAVSQVAFFWRWWGRQPKRARLAGSQPPLASVGLRQQVQAWLGLAFPMGILLFRCGAMFSDSFVVAEARVAPFLLASLVVLLIGKLHWDGHLTVPEGPKQQLLGFSSYRKESWYLLYLVAVLLVCVRLSVFFHQCREEIPQCQPSLFLAPLASLRNTRAKNLFYLLCVASLVGLVCVVRWWLRHYGNLNSSDPVVLFVRWGFPLVAICIACYWAVASSAEDSLGKLQELVQVALVAFPWAVYGLVSVGLLLLLCNPMTVFAKDTRESAGPIVTPYLGVPSSEVDFLHVIPQIYRRMQESLKSRLERGSCKATVAAYGLGSVYSAALVIALTLLGFLLLLLHSERLSLAFLLLFLEAFMLLHIHSRARSLAGDAEPFSVPWHAVISWLLAASQFFYSTGHQPIFPAIHWNAAFVGFHLDHSTNLLPAVLVGANTFASHILFAGATELPMVCSLREVVPDEQTGAGTYASCTPRARWQSPRCSSPLGSQ, encoded by the exons atgggGGTCGACCAGGTTCTGGCAGGGGCAGGTTGGGGGTACCTGGCCCAGATTGACCATCGGGGGCTGAATGTTCCTGTCCTTCCCTGCAGGATGCAGCGGTGGCCAGTCCTGCTCTTCCTGGCCTgggtctgctttcttttctttgctggtaTCGGGCTCTTCATGAGTGGCTTCCTGCTCACCCGGATTGAGCTTGCCAACAGCAGTTCCTGCTCAGACCCCCTCACACCACCACCTTGGGACAGGCAGAGCCTCCCGCCGGGCTCCTGCTGGATGCCCCAGCGCTTTTCTAAGGCTGTGCTAGTCATCATTGATGCCCTCCGGTTTGAGTTTGCCTGGTTCAACCCGGCCAATGTGAGCCCACTGCCATATGAGAACAAGCTGAGTTTCCTGCACCACCTAGCAACCTCCCAGCCCCGTCATGCCCGCCTCTACCGCTTCCGAGCCGATCCCCCCACTGCCACCATGCAGCGCATCAAGGGCCTCACCACCGGCTCATTGCCGACTTTCATCGACGTGGGTAGCAACTTTGCCACCTATGCAATCCAGGAGGACAACCTGCTGGCACAGCTGGTGCAGAacg GAAGGAGAGTGGTCTTCATGGGAGACGACACTTGGGAAGGACTCTTCCCCAATAAGTTTTTCCGCTCgtatttcttcccttcttttaatGTGAAGGATCTTCATACTGTGGATGATGGGATCCTGCAGCATCTCTATCCAACTG TGGATGATGGTGAATGGGACTTGCTGATTGCTCACTTCCTTGGTGTGGACCACTGTGGGCACAAACATGGACCTGACCATCCTGAAATGGCTAAGAAGCTCACTCAGATGAATGAGATGCTCAG GTCCTTGGTAGATCATCTGGGAAATGACACCCTGCTTCTGGTGGCTGGGGACCATGGCATGACGGAGACTGGAGACCATGGTGGGAACAGCGAGAAAGAAGTGAATGCAGCACTGTTTGTGTACAGCAAAACACCCCTATTTGGCACCGGCCCTCCCGAG GAGCCTGAGGCCATTCCCCAGGTGAACCTGGTGCCCACTGTGGCCTTGCTGCTGGGTATGCCCATTCCCTACAGTAACATCGGGGAGGTGATGGCTGAGCTGTTCCCTGGGGATGGCGACGCTGTGTCTGCAGCCTTGCAGCAGCTTTCAGTCTATCACGTCAATGCCAAGCAG GTGGACCGCTTCCTGCGTTCCTACTCGCTGGTGGCTCAGGAcctgccagcagagcagctccagcacctGCAGGAGCTCTTCTCCGGCGCTGTGGAGGAGCACGCTCAGCTCTTGGCCCAGTTGCAGGAGGCAATGCTGGTGTCTCCGGAGCTGGAATCCAGGCTGGGAAATCTGATCGGTCGCTTCCAGCTCTACCTGCGGGAGGCACGGGCTGTGTGCACCCAGTCCTGGGCCCGCTTCCACCCCCTGCGTATGGTGGCGGGCTGCACCCTCATCGCCGCTTCCTGCTTGCTCTGTTACGTGACCTCGGAGCTGGCGACAGCGTCGGACTCTTTCTATCGCAGCTGCCTCCTGTACCCACTGCTTTGGGgcctggtggtggctgttctgctTGGGCTGGCCTGTACTTTCACCCAGGAGGGGCTGGATCTCCTCCTGGTGTCATCATGGGCAGCTGCAGTTTCTCAGGTGGCCTTCTTCTGGCGCTGGTGGGGCCGGCAGCCCAAGCGAGCCCGTTTGGCGGGCAGCCAGCCACCCTTGGCCAGCGTTGGCCTGAGGCAGCAGGTACAAGCATGGCTGGGGCTGGCCTTCCCCATGGGCATTCTCCTCTTCCGCTGTGGAGCCATGTTCTCCGATAGCTTTGTGGTGGCTGAGGCCCGAGTGGCCCCGTTCCTGTTGGCCTCCCTGGTGGTGTTGCTGATAGGGAAACTCCATTGGGATGGTCACTTGACCGTGCCAGAAGGCCCCAAGCAGCAGCTTCTTGGCTTTTCCTCTTACCGTAAAGAGAGCTGGTACCTGCTGTACCTCGTGGCCGTGCTTCTGGTCTGCGTGCGCCTCTCCGTTTTTTTCCACCAGTGCCGTGAGGAAATCCCCCAGTGCCAGCCCTCTCTTTTCCTCGCCCCCCTTGCCAGCCTGAGGAACACACGGGCCAAGAACCTCTTCTACCTCCTGTGCGTGGCCTCGCTGGTCGGGCTGGTCTGTGTGGTGCGGTGGTGGCTGCGGCACTACGGCAACCTGAACAGCTCAGACCCCGTCGTGCTCTTTGTGCGCTGGGGTTTCCCACTGGTTGCCATCTGCATTGCCTGTTATTGGGCCGTTGCCTCCAGCGCTGAGGACTCACTCGgcaagctgcaggagctggtgcagGTGGCACTTGTTGCCTTTCCGTGGGCTGTCTACGGGCTGGTGTCCGtggggctgctgctcttgctgtgcAATCCCATGACGGTGTTTGCAAAGGACACACGGGAGTCAGCAGGACCCATCGTCACCCCCTACCTGGGGGTTCCCAGCTCTGAAGTTGACTTCCTCCACGTCATCCCTCAGATCTACAGGAGGATGCAGGAGTccctgaagagccgcctggagcGGGGCAGCTGCAAGGCCACAGTTGCAGCCTACGGGCTGGGCAGCGTGTACTCAGCAGCCTTGGTCATAGCACTTACCCTGCTGGGcttcctcttgctgcttctgcacagTGAGCGGCTGAGTCTTGccttcctgctcctctttctGGAGGCCTTCATGCTGCTGCACATCCACAGCCGTGCCAGAAGCCTTGCTGGAGATGCTG agcCTTTTTCAGTGCCCTGGCATGCAGTCATCTCCTGGCTCCTTGCTGCTTCCCAGTTCTTCTATTCCACAGGCCACCAGCCCATCTTCCCAGCCATCCATTGGAACGCAGCCTTTGTGGGCTTCCACCTTGACCACAGCACAAACCTCCTGCCCGCTGTCCTGGTGGGCGCCAACACGTTTGCCTCCCATATCCTCTTTGCAG GGGCCACAGAGCTGCCCATGGTCTGCAGCCTCCGTGAAGTTGTGCCTGACGAGCAAACTGGAGCTGGCACATATGCTTCCTGCACGCCCAGGGCGCGATGGCAGAGCCCACGCTGCTCCTCACCTCTAGGCTCCCAGTAA